Proteins from a genomic interval of Bradyrhizobium sp. CCBAU 53340:
- the flaF gene encoding flagellar biosynthesis regulator FlaF has translation MTFEAYETVVEDSGYEARGRERQALSLGIDRLERLQKEQRFNMEDQVQSLLYVRRLWTIFIEDLAHPENGLPEQLRADIISIGLWVVKEADRLREEKSNDVMQLVEINRLIRDAL, from the coding sequence ATGACGTTTGAAGCCTATGAGACGGTCGTTGAAGATAGTGGTTACGAGGCGCGGGGGCGCGAGCGTCAAGCGCTCAGTCTCGGTATCGACCGGCTGGAGCGGCTCCAGAAGGAGCAGCGCTTCAATATGGAGGATCAGGTCCAGAGCCTGCTCTATGTCCGGCGGCTGTGGACCATCTTCATCGAGGATCTTGCGCATCCCGAGAACGGGCTGCCCGAGCAGCTGCGCGCCGACATCATCTCGATCGGCTTGTGGGTGGTCAAGGAAGCGGATCGCCTGCGCGAAGAAAAGTCGAACGACGTGATGCAACTCGTCGAAATCAACCGCCTGATCCGAGACGCGCTTTAA
- the flbT gene encoding flagellar biosynthesis repressor FlbT translates to MKISLRAGERVYINGAVLRVDRKVSLELVNDVMFLLEGQVMQASDATTAMRQLYFIVQLMLMNPTDIAAAASLYAQHHAALLAVCENREMLDGLAAIDEMVGGTRYFEALKRIRALFPLEQAILAGATTESPIKAA, encoded by the coding sequence ATGAAGATCTCCTTGCGGGCCGGCGAACGGGTCTACATCAACGGCGCGGTGCTGCGCGTGGACCGCAAGGTCTCGCTCGAGCTCGTCAATGACGTGATGTTCCTGCTCGAAGGGCAGGTGATGCAGGCCTCCGATGCCACTACGGCGATGCGCCAGCTCTATTTCATCGTCCAGCTGATGCTGATGAACCCGACGGATATCGCTGCCGCCGCCTCGCTCTATGCGCAGCATCACGCCGCGCTGCTCGCGGTGTGTGAGAACCGCGAGATGCTGGACGGGCTCGCCGCGATCGACGAGATGGTCGGCGGGACCCGCTATTTCGAGGCGCTCAAGCGGATCCGGGCGCTGTTTCCCCTGGAGCAGGCGATCCTGGCCGGCGCCACCACGGAATCCCCAATCAAGGCTGCCTGA